The following are from one region of the Paenalkalicoccus suaedae genome:
- a CDS encoding tyrosine-protein phosphatase, protein MIDIHAHILPGIDDGADTLEDALDLARAAVAEGIDTIIATPHHKNGKYTNDGAFIGELVTDLNTELQRAGIPLTVLKGQEPRMYGEILEGLKSGEVITLTDTQYVFVELPFDHVPRYTSQLLYDIQLAGFTPIIVHPERNAELQEKPDTLYRFVKNGALTQVTTGSIVGKFGSKVKKFTDEIVEANLTHFIASDAHNTKTRGFFMQDAIDELKKRHKSQYVDQFLQNAERLVRNERAIVESPKTIKRKKFLGIF, encoded by the coding sequence TTGATCGACATTCATGCACACATTTTACCTGGTATTGATGACGGAGCTGACACACTTGAAGATGCTCTAGATCTTGCCAGAGCTGCCGTAGCGGAGGGGATCGACACGATCATCGCCACACCGCACCACAAAAACGGTAAATACACAAACGATGGAGCATTCATCGGAGAGCTGGTCACAGACCTTAACACCGAGCTTCAGCGAGCAGGCATTCCACTGACCGTATTAAAAGGTCAGGAGCCTCGTATGTACGGAGAGATTTTAGAGGGACTTAAGAGTGGGGAAGTCATCACACTCACGGACACGCAGTATGTGTTTGTCGAACTGCCATTCGACCACGTGCCGCGCTATACCTCGCAGCTACTGTACGACATTCAGCTAGCTGGCTTCACACCAATCATCGTTCACCCAGAGCGCAACGCCGAGCTGCAAGAAAAGCCGGACACGCTCTACCGTTTCGTAAAGAACGGAGCATTAACGCAGGTGACGACAGGCAGTATCGTTGGAAAGTTCGGATCGAAAGTGAAGAAATTTACCGACGAAATCGTGGAAGCGAATTTAACGCATTTTATTGCGAGCGATGCGCATAACACGAAGACTCGAGGATTTTTCATGCAGGATGCGATTGATGAACTGAAGAAGCGTCATAAAAGTCAGTACGTCGATCAGTTCTTACAAAACGCAGAGCGTCTCGTTCGTAACGAGCGCGCGATTGTAGAAAGTCCGAAGACGATTAAGCGTAAGAAGTTTTTAGGTATCTTTTAA
- a CDS encoding CpsD/CapB family tyrosine-protein kinase, giving the protein MALSLSLRRKKKDHLTEKQRSLITHFSPKSPVTEQYRTIRTNIQFSSVEEPAKVITVTSTAPGEGKSTTAANLAIVFAQQDNRVLLVDGDLRKPTSHYTFQADNKRGLTNVLTNQAALTDVSQKTLVPKLDLLTCGPIPPNPAELLASKRMDWVLQEAKKHYDYIIVDTPPVLAVTDAQILANKTDGVVLVTSNGMTTKDNAKKAKELLTNASARILGVVLNRKDKASGQYYYYGD; this is encoded by the coding sequence ATGGCTCTTAGCCTTTCTTTGAGAAGAAAAAAGAAGGATCACCTAACAGAAAAGCAGCGAAGTCTGATCACGCACTTCTCACCGAAGTCGCCTGTGACCGAGCAATATCGGACGATACGTACCAATATTCAGTTCTCAAGCGTAGAGGAACCAGCAAAAGTCATTACGGTTACGTCTACTGCACCAGGTGAAGGGAAGTCAACGACGGCCGCAAACCTTGCCATCGTGTTCGCCCAGCAAGACAACCGCGTGTTACTTGTAGACGGTGACTTACGAAAGCCAACGTCTCACTATACGTTCCAAGCGGATAATAAGCGTGGACTCACGAATGTGTTAACGAACCAAGCAGCACTCACGGACGTGTCGCAAAAAACGCTCGTACCAAAGCTTGACCTGTTAACATGTGGACCAATTCCACCAAACCCAGCCGAGCTTTTAGCAAGTAAGCGAATGGACTGGGTCTTACAGGAAGCAAAAAAGCACTATGACTATATTATTGTCGACACACCACCAGTACTAGCCGTAACAGATGCTCAAATCCTAGCAAACAAAACAGATGGTGTTGTTCTTGTCACAAGTAATGGCATGACGACAAAGGATAACGCAAAGAAAGCAAAAGAGCTACTCACAAACGCATCCGCCCGTATCCTAGGAGTTGTGTTAAACCGCAAGGATAAGGCGTCAGGTCAGTATTACTATTATGGGGACTAA
- a CDS encoding YveK family protein, protein MEETISLKEILDVLKKRIAMIIAITVLAVSASGVVSYLVLTPQYQTSTQVLVSQAATGASILSAANPFDSDSRYIDTYNVILQSPYILDQVNAELGLTTDPTLSVRQEGDSQVVTITISDTDPVRAVETANVTAEVFRTEIATLLNVDNIHILSPAVIEDALTPVSPNPPLNMAIGLVVGLMAGVGLAFLLEFMDNTLRSDDDIEQTLGLPVLGAISVMDEEEDRVVDDTVPDAEIKGDERYGS, encoded by the coding sequence ATGGAAGAAACAATCAGCTTAAAGGAAATCTTGGACGTACTCAAAAAACGGATCGCCATGATCATCGCGATCACTGTTTTAGCAGTATCAGCAAGTGGAGTCGTGAGCTATCTCGTGCTCACACCCCAGTATCAAACGTCAACGCAAGTCCTTGTTAGTCAGGCAGCAACCGGAGCATCGATTCTCTCAGCAGCCAACCCATTTGACTCTGACTCACGCTACATCGACACCTATAACGTCATCCTGCAGAGTCCGTACATACTCGATCAAGTAAACGCAGAGCTTGGCCTGACAACGGATCCAACACTATCCGTCAGACAAGAAGGAGACTCCCAGGTCGTCACCATCACCATCTCGGACACCGACCCTGTGCGTGCGGTTGAAACAGCCAACGTCACAGCAGAAGTATTCCGAACGGAGATTGCCACACTACTTAACGTTGATAACATCCATATCCTCTCCCCAGCCGTGATCGAAGACGCGCTCACACCAGTGAGCCCCAACCCGCCACTTAATATGGCGATCGGGCTTGTCGTTGGTCTCATGGCAGGAGTAGGACTCGCATTCTTACTAGAATTTATGGACAACACGCTACGTTCAGACGACGACATAGAGCAAACGCTTGGACTACCAGTCCTCGGCGCCATCAGCGTCATGGATGAGGAAGAAGATCGCGTCGTCGACGATACCGTCCCAGATGCAGAGATAAAGGGGGACGAACGTTATGGCTCTTAG